CTCCTAGACGGACACGCATCGTGTCGCGCGACTTCGTTGACCTTTAACCatttctgtcttttttttttctttttgccaaagaaaagaaaaacttgaTTTATTCCAATtccatattttataataaatatatatatatatatatatatatatatatatatatatatatatatatatatatatatatatatatatatatatgatagagaAAACAGAGAATTAACAACAATTatgttgtttttgttttctgaaCCCATCCATCCACCCACCACTCGATGACTTCGATTCATAGAAGAAGCGGCACACGAAAGggtatcttttttttgttttaatcccTCTCGCTCAAAATATTATGCGTTTGCCCCGTTATTTGTTCTTTTATCCGCTGTGATCGCAGGAGGCGCGGAGGGTGGAAGTGGTCCGGCGCTTCTTGAGCTCCCGGCCGTCCGATGAGGATCCAACGGCCGTCTCGCTCTCGGAGCTCGAGGAGTGGCGGCCGAGGACGGTAACTGGCGTCTCGGGGCTCGACCCTTCGCCCATCCCGGCCGAATCATCGCAGCCGTCCGTCGCCGATGCTGTCGCGGCTCCCATCACGATGCTGCACTCCCACAACTTCTCCTTTGGAAAAACAATCAGCAAATACATTTAattggaaaagaattataactacGATAAATTgacgaaaaaaaaaggaaacaaaggtgggggtgggggtgggggtgggggtggggggagtACTTCATTTACGAAGTTGCAGGAGGAGACGGCGGCGCGGAAGGCCGGGAACTGGATGGGGAAGATTTCGTAGGCAGCGGAGAGCAGTGAGGATGCAGCCACCACCGAAGGTTTGAACTCCAGCATCTTGATCtctgaatgattttttttttaattcaagtaATTGCACAAATTTCTTCACGTAAAAATGGTAAATGTACGAAAAAAGTCGATCTTTTAGGGTACGATTTATGTGGAAGAATGATTTGATTACCGTTTTTAGCTTTGAGAAGGATTTGGGTGGCATGGGCTTTGAGGGCTTGAAGGAGAGGGGGTCGAGCCGGCGAGAAGAAGGAGATGAAGAAACTTAGGAAGGAAAAAGGGGTGACGGATCGCATCCTCCAATCCAAAGTCCCAAGCACCAGAAGCTCCATCCTCCGGATCGTTTGAGCGTCGAATATGAATCCTTCCTTTCCCTAGGAAATCCAAATGAAACAGTGAAATCGACCGATTTGACCTTACAATCTTGTAAAACAAAACGATGTTCGAGTACCTGGAAATTCGCGAGCATGAAGTTGGTCTTCTTCATCTTGGAGGCAAGGGAGAGGCAGGCGATAGAGAGCAACTGGATGATCCACGGCTTCTCTCTCTGCAGCAACCAGAGATATGAGGTCTGTTAGATCATGTATTCCTCGAAAGATTCGATTCGTTACCTTTTCCTGTTTATTCGATTGTTGCGATTCATACCTGGATTTTGCGCTTGGATAGGAACCGATCGATGTAGTTGATTGCGAGGTAAGCGACGAAGGGATCCAGATTGCAATCGAACTGCGCCTGCCAACGGAGACAAAACGCCGCAATGATTGAAGCAGAGCGACGGTAACAAAAACAAGATGCCTCTTTCTTCATCGCCTTCCTATCACGAATTCAATGTCTAGCCTTACCTGGAGGACCAAAGACACGGCGTCTCTCCGGGAGGAGAGATCGATGAGACCGACGGTGGAGATCATGTGGTCGGACTCCGCGGCGAAGAGCGCCGATATGGAGCCCCAGCCCTGGTGCTCGTCTTCGGAACTCGTCAGCGGGTTCTCAAGATCGAACTCCATCGCTCCTCTTCGAGTAGTATTGTATTTACCGATCGCAGGGGAGTAAGGGAAGGTAAAGGTAGAGTTTTTATGATGAGAACAGGCGAGAGGAAGCCATTACAGCGTAATATAAGGaacgcatgagagagagagagagagagagagcgaaaaGGGTGTGGGGTGTGCTTGCTTTATAGGTGAAAGGACTGTAGAGAGAGACTTCCACTTCGCTCTTCTTCCAACACACCCTCTCCAATTTTCTGATTATAGATTCTTAACAGTACtatcattattattgttgttgttttccTTATATAAGCTGCTGTGGACCGCAGAGGAAGGGAATGTGAAGGTGATTAGTAAGCCTTTCTTTATGTTAAGGAAAAGCAAAGAAACGTAGTGATGGGAGAATGTAACAGGGTTGGTATCGGAAGGGAAGGGGAGAGGGGAGGGGAAATGAGAGATGCCGGGAAAAGGGTACAGGTGTCGCTGTCGTGTGGGGCCTAAAAGGGTGGGGTTGCTTGGGACCGCAGgcgcagcggcggcagcggcggcagcagcagcagcagcagcagcagaaacaaCAGCAACAGAGGCTTTGGTGG
This genomic stretch from Musa acuminata AAA Group cultivar baxijiao chromosome BXJ3-9, Cavendish_Baxijiao_AAA, whole genome shotgun sequence harbors:
- the LOC135648322 gene encoding cyclin-D6-1-like, translated to MEFDLENPLTSSEDEHQGWGSISALFAAESDHMISTVGLIDLSSRRDAVSLVLQAQFDCNLDPFVAYLAINYIDRFLSKRKIQREKPWIIQLLSIACLSLASKMKKTNFMLANFQGKEGFIFDAQTIRRMELLVLGTLDWRMRSVTPFSFLSFFISFFSPARPPLLQALKAHATQILLKAKNEIKMLEFKPSVVAASSLLSAAYEIFPIQFPAFRAAVSSCNFVNEEKLWECSIVMGAATASATDGCDDSAGMGEGSSPETPVTVLGRHSSSSESETAVGSSSDGRELKKRRTTSTLRASCDHSG